The region ATCTTTATACAGTAGAAGATGAGTTTAAACTTGCAAAACTTCCTAACTATCAGTTTATGATGGGTATGGCTCATGTAGAAGATACGATCGGAGTAGCTGAAGGTGAAGATTTGGAAACAAAACTCAAAGACAATAAATATATAAGTTATAGCCTTAAACTTCCTAATGGTTCAACGCTTGTCGGGCATAATCTAAGAAGCAGAACTAATAAGTTTCTTGTTAAGATCGATGCAGTACATAATGCACAGATACTGCCATATAGAAGCATCATCAAAGAGGGTAAGGCCGTGATGCTGGACCCTAAATATTATTTGGCGGTTTCTCTGCCTCTTTTAAGTATGACAGAGTTTATGAAGATAGCCTCTGCTCCTGGTAATATAGAAAAAGACATTAAAAGAAGTTATAAATAGTTTGATTTTTTAGCTCTCCAGAGTCGCTCTGGAGAGTTTTTCTAGCAACCCCTTTTCCTCCTATCATTTTAACGCTTATTGGTATTTCAACTTTATTTAGATAAAATCACGTAATTATATATAAAGGATTGTAGTGAAAGTTACAGTAAACAAAGTAGACGACGCAAATATTATCGTAAGCGGTACTATAGAAAACAGTGCTGTTGAAGAGAACATTAACAAGATGGCTGTTCAAGCTGGTAAAGAGATGAAAGTAGATGGATTCAGAAAAGGTAAAGTACCTGCCCACGTAGTGAAAAAGCTGCATGGTGACAAGCTTGCACAGGATGCTGAAGGTGAAGTACTCAGAGAGCTTATTGATGCGGGTATGAAAGAAGCCGGTATCAATCCTGCAGATATGCTCGGTCAGCCTACCTTTAAAAAGTATGAAAAAACTGATTCAGGTATTGATGTGGAAGTAGAGATCTCTACTAGACCGGTATTCGAAGCGGAAGGTCATATGGATGTACTTCCTGCCTTTGAAAGACCAACAGCATCAGAAAAAGATATCCAAGAGAAACTTGATGAGATCGCTTCACAGCAAGCACCTTATGAAAAGATCAAAAGAAAACGTATGGTAAGAGACGGTGACATGGTAGTGATCGACTTTGAAGGTTTTGTTGACGGTGTAGCATTTGACGGTGGTAAAGCTGAAAAATTCAGCCTTAAGATCGGTTCTGGACAATTCATCCCAGGATTTGAAGAACAGATCATCGGTATGAAGTATGATGAAGAGAAAACAGTGACAGTAACTTTCCCGGAAGAGTATCAGTCAGCTGACCTTGCAGGTAAAGAAGCAGAATTCAAAGTAAAACTTCATGAAATCCAAGAGCAGGTACCAGCAGAGCTTAACGATGAATTGGCACAAAAACTTCTTCAAGGTGAAGAGAATGCAACACTTGAAATGTTGACTGACAGAGTTAAAACTCAGATCGAATCAACAGAGATTTCAAAACTTTATAACGAAGACCTCAAACCAAAATTGGTTGAAGCATTGGTGGCTAAATTTGATTTTGCATTGCCAAACAATATTGTTGAACAAGAGATCGATGCAAAGATCAATGCAAAAGCACAGCAAATGAGTGAAGAGGAACTTAACTCTTTCAAAGACAATCCTGAAAAAGTTGAAGCACTCCGTGAAGAAGTAAGAGAAGATGCAGTAGCCTCTGTAAAAGCGACATTTATCGTAGATGCCTTGGCTAAAAAAGAAGATGTATCTGTAGATGATCAAGAAGTATCACAAGCCATTTACTACGAAGCGATGATGAGTGGTCAAGATCCACAAGAAGTGATCAAATACTACCAGGAGAACAATCTTCTCCCAGCTGTGAAGATGGGTATGATCGAAGATAAACTCTTTGGTAAGATGTTAGGTTTAGATAAATAAAACAAGCAAACAAATAGCAACGTAAGTTGTTATTTGTTCTGTTAACCTATAGAGTGTATAGTTGAGTGGATAAAAAATCTATTTAACTATATACTATTTAAAGGCAAAAAATGAGTTATATTCCATACGTTGTAGAACAGACAGGTAGAGGTGAAAGATCTTACGATATCTATTCACGGTTACTTAAAGACCGTATTATTATGCTAAGTGGTGAAGTCAATGATCAAGTGGCTTCTACTGTAGTGGCACAACTTCTTTTTCTTGAAGCACAAGATCCGGATAAAGATATTTATTTTTACATTAACTCTCCAGGGGGTGTGATCACGTCTGGACTTTCAATGTTCGATACGATGAACTACATCAAACCGGATATTGTAACAATCTGTATAGGTCAAGCAGCATCTATGGGTGCTTTCTTGCTCTCTTCGGGGACAAAGGGTAAACGTTATGCGCTGCCACATGCACGTATTATGATCCACCAGCCTTCAGGTGGTGCGCAAGGACAGTCAACAGATATCCAGATACAAGCACAAGAGATACAAAGACTCAAAGACACATTGAATGAGATCTTGGCAGAGCAAACAGGTAAAACAACCAAACGTATTGAAAAAGATACAGAGAGAGATAACTTTATGTCAGCTAGAGAAGCATTGGAATACGGGCTTATAGACAAAGTACTCACAAAAAGCTTTATATAATAGAGACGGTATATGGTTAGAGAAATAGTAGTATATCCGGACAAAAGGCTCAAACTTATTTCAAAAGAGGTAGAGTCTTTTAATGGTACATTGCATGATCTTCTTGATGACATGTATGATACGATGCGTGCACGTAACGGTGTAGGTCTCGCAGCCATTCAAGTCGGTGTTGATATAAGGGCACTGATCATCAACATTCCTTTAGAGGGTGCAGACGGAGAACATGATCAGCCTAAAGAAAATACACTAGAGATGATCAACCCTATGATACTTGAAAAAGATGGTTCAGAAAAATTTCAAGAAGGATGCCTCTCTGTTCCGGGTATCTATGAAGAAGTTGAACGTGCAAAACATGTAAAAGTAGAGTATCTTGACAGAGAGGGTAATAAGCATATGATAGAAGATGATGACTTTCTTGCTATTGCCATACAACATGAGATAGATCATTTGGATGGAAAAGTATTCATTGAAAAACTCTCTTATATGAAGAGAAAGAAATTCGAAAAAGAGTGGAAACGAAGATTAAAAGAGGCATAAGCAGCAATCTTGAACTTTGAATTTTTCGGAGTACTTCACGTACACCTGTAAAATTCAAAGCACAACCTTACGACTTCTGACACTTTTTGAAAGCATTTCCAGTTTTTTGGAAAATGCTTCCTTTAAAATGTATTATTTATACCCCTTGCATGATCATCGCATCAGCGACACGTTTAAATCCTAAAATATTAGCAGCAGAGATAAGATCCATATCGAGCTTATGTTCATCACATGTTTTCTTAAGGTCACTATAGATATTTGACATAATGTCTCGCAGTTTTTCATCTACTTTTTCAAAGGAAAAATAATTCAGTGAACTGTTTTGGCTCATCTCTAATACAGAGACGGCTACACCACCGGCATTGGCTGCTTTGGCAGGGGCAAAAAGAATGTTGTTCTCTGTAAAAAGATTGATAGCGTCAGGTGTGGTAGGCATATTTGCACCTTCCGCAACGATCTTCACATCATTGTCTATGAGTAATTTTGCAGAGCTTGCACCTAATTCATTTTGTGTGGCACAAGGAAATGCTGCAAAACAGGGTATGTCCCATACAAAACTGCATCCCTCCTTATAGCTTTCTCTTTTCACATAAACGGCTTTCTTTCTTTCGAGTGCATAATATTCCAGTGAAGCCCTTCTTTCTAGCTTTATCTTTTTTAAAAGTTCAAGGTCTATACCGTTACTGTCATGGATAGCACCTTTGGAATCTGAACAGGTGACAGGAATGGCACCGATCTCATAAAGTTTTTCTATCGCATGGATCGCGACATTACCGCTGCCGCTAATAGTACAGATTTTACCTTTGAGTGTTTCTCCCATATCCTCCAGGAAGGTTTGTGTGAAATAGATTAGTCCATACCCTGTTGCCTCGGTACGTCCTAAACTTCCACCTAGGGAAAGGGGCTTAGAGGTGATGATACTGTCATAAGAGTTGGTGAGCTGTTTGTATTGTCCAAAAAGGTAGCCCACTTCTCTGGCCCCTACACCGATATCTCCACCCAGGATATCAATGTCTGCACCTATACTGTTATAAAAAGCAGACATAAACGCTTGACAGAACTTCATGATCTCTTTATCGCTTTTATCTTTAGGATCAAAATCGGCTCCACCCTTTGCACCTCCTATATGAAGTCCGGTGATCGCATTTTTAAAGATCTGTTCAAAAGCAAGAAACTTTAAGATATCCGGATTGACCGAAGGATGAAAACGTACACCGCCTTTGTAAGGGCCCAAAGCATTGTTAAATTGAATTCTGTACCCGTTATTGACATGGATGATATTGTCATCATCCATCCATTCTATTTTAAAGTGAATCTCTCTATTGGGAACCATAATACGGTCTATGATATTTTGATGCAGATATTCGGGATGTTTTTCTATCAGCGGTTGTATCGTATCGAGCACTTCTCTTAGTGCTTGAAAAAAAATGATGTCTCCTTTACAGTTACTTTTTTCGGCACGCGTCATGGCTTGCTCAATATACTCCATGTCATTCCTTTGTATGTATGTAAACCCAATTATATTACAATTTGACATATTTTCAACCTTTTTTTCAAAATTAGTGCATCATGATTGTATGAATGCAAAAACGGATAGTGGTACCCCACCTCAAAAGCAAGAGAACCAAGGAAAACAAAGACCCAAAAAAGAGGCTATTGTGAATAGATTGACCTGTGCAACACTTGAGGGTGTGAATGCACAGGTAATAGAAGTCGAAGCCACATTTACCAAGGGGCTTCCGGGATTTACGGTCGTAGGTTTAGCCAGCAGTGACATTCAGGAAGCAAAAGAGAGAACAAAGTCTGCACTGCTTACCAATGACTTTGTTTTTCCTCCGCTAAAGATTACGATTAATTTGAGTCCTTCGGATCTCAAGAAGTCAGGGACCCACTTGGATTTGGCTATGGCATTGCTCATTGCTATGCATAAAACCGTAGTAGACGAGGAAGGACTTTTTGTATTTGGTGAACTTGGATTGGATGGAAAGGTGAAAACAAGTTCCATGCTTTTCCCGTTGGTCTTATCTCTTAAGGAACAAGGCTTGATCAGACGGGCCATTGTTCCTAAAGAGTCCATTCCCTATTTGAGTCATATCTCTGGGGTAGATTTTATTGCGGTAGATTCACTTAATGAGGCGATGGGGATATTGAAGAGCAAGAACTTTAAAGCAAATGTACAGGCATTTTCTTACAAATCTGAATGTTTAACACTGAAAGAGAGATCGTATTATTTCGAAAGAAAATATGAAAGTGATTTTAGTGATGTCAAAGGGCAATCCATAGCCAAAAGAGCTTCGCTCATTGCAGCAGCCGGAATGCATAATCTTTTGATGGAAGGAAATCCGGGATGTGGTAAGAGTATGATAGCCAAACGTATCAAAGATATCTTGCCTCCACTCTTTGAAGAAGAGATACTTTCCATAGCCAAACATCAGTTTTTAGATGGCGTAACACCAAGCTTTTCAGCCTTGCGCCCTATACGGTCTCCTCATCACACAGCCACCTCTGCATCTATTTTCGGTGGAGGCTCCTCTGTAGCCAAGATAGGAGAGGTGGCCTTGGCACATAAGGGGATACTCTTCTTCGATGAACTTCCCCACTTCTCCAAAGCAGTCCTTGAAGCCCTTAGAGAACCACTTCAAGATAAAAAAGTACACATCGCCAGGGTCAATGCCAAGATCGAGTATGAAGCGGATATCATGTTCGTAGCCGCGCAGAACCCTTGTTCTTGCGGTAATCTTCTTTCCAAAAGTAAAGCTTGCAGATGCAGTGAAGTGGAGATAAAGCGTTACCAGAACAAACTCTCTGACCCATTTTTGGACCGTATAGACCTTTTTATTGTGATGCAGGAAGTAGATAGTAAGGATAAAGGCGACATCAGCTCTGCCCAGATGCACCAAGAAGTACTTGAAGCATTTAAGATGCAAAAAGCACGTGGACAGGAACGTCTCAATGGAAAATTGAGTGAAGAGGAGATAGAGAGATATTGTCTCTTAGGGAATAATGCAAGTCAGATTTTAGAGAATGCCATCAGTAAATTTGCACTTTCACATAGAAGTATTGCATCAGTGAAAAAAATAGCCAGAACGATCGCTGATTTGAATGCTCACACGTTGATAGAAAGATCAGATATATTAGAGGCCCTCAGTTATAGAAGAAGGGGATAGATAAGGATCGATCTGTTCAGTATTAAAATACCGAACAAACCGCTTTAGTAACGACAAATCCACCAAGTACCAGCCATGCGAACATTGCTGATGCCGTATAGACCGGTGCGAGTCCAAGTCCTTTGAACTTCGCAAAACGTGTTCCCATACCTAGCGCAGTCATTGCCATAGTAAGAAGGAAAGTATCGATCTCGTTGATAAGGCTTACAATATCTGTAGGTATAAGATGCAGTGAGTTGAACCCTGCCACACCGATAAAGTAAACTGCAAACCAAGGAATCACAAGTTTCACTTTTTCACCTGCACCCCCCTCTTTTTTAGCAGAGTAGCTTAAGTAGATACCAAGAATGATCAGCATTGGAGCGATCATAATAACCCTTGTCATCTTAACGATCACAGCCGCATCAGCCATCTCTTTAGGTGCACCAGGTACGGAAGCAGGTACCGCAACCACTTGCGCAACTTCGTGGATCGTACCACCTACGTAGATACCAAACTCTTTTGCAGTCATATGAAGGAATCCAGCTGCAGGTTCAATGATCGCCGTGTAGAGTACAGGGTAGAGGAACATCGAGATCGTACCGAAAAGTACAACCATCGATACCGCAATAGCAGCTTTATACTCTTCAGATTTCAGTACAGGCTCAGTAGCAAGTACCGCTGCGGCACCACATACTGATGCTCCTGAAGCGGTCAGCATAGAAGTATCTTTCTCCATACCGAAGATTTTGTGCCCTAACCATGTACCGAGGATAAAGGTAGAAGCCAGCATGATAAGAGAAACAAGGAATCCTGCCAACCCTACATCGATGATCTCTTGGAAGGTAAGTCTAAAACCATAGAAAACGATCGCAAAACGAAGAATCTTTTTCGCTGAAAAAGTGATCCCTCCTTGCCATGCTTCGGGAGTTTGGTTATGCAAAGTGTTGGCATAAAAAATACCCATGACGATACCGATCACAAGCGGTGAGATACCCAAGGCCTTTACAGCAGGGAAATCTGAGATAAATGTTGCAGCTGCAGCGAAGATAGCAACAAAGAAAATACCACTTAGGGTACCTTTACGTTTTTGTGGAGAAAACGGCATAAAAATCCTTTTATTCAAAATTATTGATAACATTTTTAGAATTCTACTATAATTTTGATATAATTTCCAAACCATTCATTGAACTAATGAAGTAAATCAATTCTAAAGAAGAGAAAAATATGAAATTAACACTTAGACAAATGGAGATCTTCTTAAATGTTGTGGTCTCTGGGCATTTGACGAATGTGGCTAAAGATATGAAGCTAAGTCAATCAGCGATCTCTATGTCCATTAAAGAATTAGAAAATATTTTGGGTCGACCTGTGTTTGACCGGATCAATAAAAAGCTTGTGCTTAATGAAGTGGGACGTGCATTTTATAAAGAGATTGATCCCATCTTTAAAAAGCTTTCAGACATTGAGTATGAATTTAAGAATTCAGAAAACAAGGGGATGATCCGGGTAGGTGCGAGTACCACCATCGTGGACTATTTGATGCCTGCCATTATCTGTAGTTATATGAGTTCTTATCCTGATGTGAAGATCACGCTCAAAGAGGGTAACACCAAAGAGATCGCAGATATGATCAAAGAGGGAACGATTGATATAGGTTTTGTGGAAGGGCTAGTGCCAGGTTCAGAGATAGTGAAAGAGAAAATAGGGGTAGATGAACTGGTTGTTGTCACAGCAGACAAGAACCTTTGTAAACCATGTACAATCGATGAACTGCAACACAAAAGATGGGTACTTAGAGAAGAGGGTTCTGGTACAAGAGACGTCTTTTTGGGTTATATTAAAGATAAAGTAGACGATCTGAATATTTTCTTGGAACTTGGACATACAGAGTCCATTAAAAGTATTTTGATGAACCGTGAATGTTTGACCTGTATCTCAAAGATCTCAGTGAAAAATGAAATCGAGGAAGGGAAACTCTATAAAGTGCCTGTAAAAGACTTTGAGTGTAAAAGAGATTTCCTGATGATTTATCATAAAGACAAGTATCATAGCTCACTGTTCGA is a window of Sulfurovum sp. TSL6 DNA encoding:
- the tig gene encoding trigger factor → MKVTVNKVDDANIIVSGTIENSAVEENINKMAVQAGKEMKVDGFRKGKVPAHVVKKLHGDKLAQDAEGEVLRELIDAGMKEAGINPADMLGQPTFKKYEKTDSGIDVEVEISTRPVFEAEGHMDVLPAFERPTASEKDIQEKLDEIASQQAPYEKIKRKRMVRDGDMVVIDFEGFVDGVAFDGGKAEKFSLKIGSGQFIPGFEEQIIGMKYDEEKTVTVTFPEEYQSADLAGKEAEFKVKLHEIQEQVPAELNDELAQKLLQGEENATLEMLTDRVKTQIESTEISKLYNEDLKPKLVEALVAKFDFALPNNIVEQEIDAKINAKAQQMSEEELNSFKDNPEKVEALREEVREDAVASVKATFIVDALAKKEDVSVDDQEVSQAIYYEAMMSGQDPQEVIKYYQENNLLPAVKMGMIEDKLFGKMLGLDK
- the clpP gene encoding ATP-dependent Clp endopeptidase proteolytic subunit ClpP; translated protein: MSYIPYVVEQTGRGERSYDIYSRLLKDRIIMLSGEVNDQVASTVVAQLLFLEAQDPDKDIYFYINSPGGVITSGLSMFDTMNYIKPDIVTICIGQAASMGAFLLSSGTKGKRYALPHARIMIHQPSGGAQGQSTDIQIQAQEIQRLKDTLNEILAEQTGKTTKRIEKDTERDNFMSAREALEYGLIDKVLTKSFI
- the def gene encoding peptide deformylase; this translates as MVREIVVYPDKRLKLISKEVESFNGTLHDLLDDMYDTMRARNGVGLAAIQVGVDIRALIINIPLEGADGEHDQPKENTLEMINPMILEKDGSEKFQEGCLSVPGIYEEVERAKHVKVEYLDREGNKHMIEDDDFLAIAIQHEIDHLDGKVFIEKLSYMKRKKFEKEWKRRLKEA
- the gdhA gene encoding NADP-specific glutamate dehydrogenase, which encodes MEYIEQAMTRAEKSNCKGDIIFFQALREVLDTIQPLIEKHPEYLHQNIIDRIMVPNREIHFKIEWMDDDNIIHVNNGYRIQFNNALGPYKGGVRFHPSVNPDILKFLAFEQIFKNAITGLHIGGAKGGADFDPKDKSDKEIMKFCQAFMSAFYNSIGADIDILGGDIGVGAREVGYLFGQYKQLTNSYDSIITSKPLSLGGSLGRTEATGYGLIYFTQTFLEDMGETLKGKICTISGSGNVAIHAIEKLYEIGAIPVTCSDSKGAIHDSNGIDLELLKKIKLERRASLEYYALERKKAVYVKRESYKEGCSFVWDIPCFAAFPCATQNELGASSAKLLIDNDVKIVAEGANMPTTPDAINLFTENNILFAPAKAANAGGVAVSVLEMSQNSSLNYFSFEKVDEKLRDIMSNIYSDLKKTCDEHKLDMDLISAANILGFKRVADAMIMQGV
- a CDS encoding YifB family Mg chelatase-like AAA ATPase translates to MNAKTDSGTPPQKQENQGKQRPKKEAIVNRLTCATLEGVNAQVIEVEATFTKGLPGFTVVGLASSDIQEAKERTKSALLTNDFVFPPLKITINLSPSDLKKSGTHLDLAMALLIAMHKTVVDEEGLFVFGELGLDGKVKTSSMLFPLVLSLKEQGLIRRAIVPKESIPYLSHISGVDFIAVDSLNEAMGILKSKNFKANVQAFSYKSECLTLKERSYYFERKYESDFSDVKGQSIAKRASLIAAAGMHNLLMEGNPGCGKSMIAKRIKDILPPLFEEEILSIAKHQFLDGVTPSFSALRPIRSPHHTATSASIFGGGSSVAKIGEVALAHKGILFFDELPHFSKAVLEALREPLQDKKVHIARVNAKIEYEADIMFVAAQNPCSCGNLLSKSKACRCSEVEIKRYQNKLSDPFLDRIDLFIVMQEVDSKDKGDISSAQMHQEVLEAFKMQKARGQERLNGKLSEEEIERYCLLGNNASQILENAISKFALSHRSIASVKKIARTIADLNAHTLIERSDILEALSYRRRG
- a CDS encoding YeiH family protein, encoding MPFSPQKRKGTLSGIFFVAIFAAAATFISDFPAVKALGISPLVIGIVMGIFYANTLHNQTPEAWQGGITFSAKKILRFAIVFYGFRLTFQEIIDVGLAGFLVSLIMLASTFILGTWLGHKIFGMEKDTSMLTASGASVCGAAAVLATEPVLKSEEYKAAIAVSMVVLFGTISMFLYPVLYTAIIEPAAGFLHMTAKEFGIYVGGTIHEVAQVVAVPASVPGAPKEMADAAVIVKMTRVIMIAPMLIILGIYLSYSAKKEGGAGEKVKLVIPWFAVYFIGVAGFNSLHLIPTDIVSLINEIDTFLLTMAMTALGMGTRFAKFKGLGLAPVYTASAMFAWLVLGGFVVTKAVCSVF
- a CDS encoding LysR family transcriptional regulator, translated to MKLTLRQMEIFLNVVVSGHLTNVAKDMKLSQSAISMSIKELENILGRPVFDRINKKLVLNEVGRAFYKEIDPIFKKLSDIEYEFKNSENKGMIRVGASTTIVDYLMPAIICSYMSSYPDVKITLKEGNTKEIADMIKEGTIDIGFVEGLVPGSEIVKEKIGVDELVVVTADKNLCKPCTIDELQHKRWVLREEGSGTRDVFLGYIKDKVDDLNIFLELGHTESIKSILMNRECLTCISKISVKNEIEEGKLYKVPVKDFECKRDFLMIYHKDKYHSSLFEKFVFFSRKLMMQMIEGQTD